AACATCGATTATGACGCAATGCCCGACTATGCTGATTATCAGCAACCTGGCGGGTATGAAGGACAGCAGGACTGGACGGCGAAGAAAACCGCCGGCCAGGGCCAGAAAAAGTGGGAAAAGAAGCCGTGGGACAAAAAAGGCAAGCGACCTGACTACGAACCACGTGTCCCGCGCACGCCGACCACCGTCGAACCACCAACACTGACAGCTTTACGGACGTTACTGCATCATCCAGAGCTGGCAGCAAAGGTCGAAGATGCCAGTCATTTCGCGGCAGAAGATCACATTTATGCACAATTGTTGGTGGCTTTGCTTGAAGCTTTGCAAAAAAACCCCAACTTAAGATCACTGCAATTGATTGCACGCTGGCATGGCACCGAACAAGGTCGCCTGTTGCGAGCACTGGCAGAGAAGGAATGGCTGATCGAGGCCGATAACCTTGAACAGCAGTTTTTCGACACTATAACTAGTTTATCCGCCCGCCAACGCGAGCGTAGCCTGGAACATCTGATCAAGAAGGCACGTCAGACCGAGTTGAGCGCTGAAGAGAAAATTCAGCTGCGTGACCTGCTAATTCGTAATGTTCCTGCACAAACCCCGACCTCAACTGGCGCGTGAGGTCATAGCTCGGGTATAATCCTCGGCTTGTTTTTTGCCCGCCAAGACCTTCAGTGGATAGGGTGTTATGTCCGGAAAAGCGCAACAGCAGTCTCGTATCAAAGAGTTGATTACCCTGGGTCGTGAGCAGAAGTATCTGACTTACGCAGAGGTCAACGACCACCTGCCTGAGGATATTTCAGATCCCGAGCAGGTGGAAGACATCATCCGCATGATTAATGACATGGGGATCCCGGTACACGAGAGTGCCCCGGATGCGGACGCCCTGATGCTGGCCGATGCCGACACCGACGAAGCAGCCGCAGAAGAAGCGGCAGCAGCGTTGGCAGCGGTTGAAACCGACATCGGTCGCACCACTGATCCTGTGCGTATGTACATGCGTGAAATGGGTACGGTCGAACTTCTGACCCGCGAAGGCGAAATCGAAATCGCCAAGCGTATCGAAGAAGGAATCCGTGAAGTGATGGGCGCAATTGCGCACTTCCCTGGCACGGTCGACCATATTCTCTCCGAGTACACACGTGTCACGACCGAAGGCGGTCGCCTCTCTGACGTCCTGAGCGGTTACATCGACCCGGATGACGGCATTGCGCCGCCAGCCGAAGTGCCGCCGCCTGTCGACCCTAAAACAGTCAAGGCTGCCGAAGGCGACGAGGAAGAGGAAGAGAAGGACGATTCCACTGACGACGAAGAAGAAGTCGAAAGCGGTCCGGACCCGGTCATTGCTCAACAGCGTTTCGGTGCTGTTTCCGATCAGATGGAAGTCGCCCGCAAGGCCCTGAAAAAGCACGGTCGTGGCAACAAGCTGGCAATGGCCGAGCTGGTTGCACTGGCTGAGCTGTTCATGCCGATCAAACTGGTTCCTAAACAGTTTGAAGGCCTGGTCGAGCGTGTCCGCAGTGCACTTGAGCGCCTGCGTGCTCAGGAACGCGCCATCATGCAGCTGTGTGTACGTGATGCACGTATGCCACGCGCTGACTTCCTTCGCCAGTTCCCCGGCAACGAAGTTGACGAAAGCTGGAGCGAGGCGCTGGCCAAAGGCAAAAGCAAATACGCTGAAGCCATTGGTCGCCTGCAACCTGACATTCAGCGTTGCCAGCAAAAGCTGACCGCTCTGGAAACAGAGACCGGCTTGAAGATTGCCGAAATCAAGGACATCAACCGTCGCATGTCGATCGGTGAGGCCAAGGCCCGCCGCGCGAAGAAAGAGATGGTTGAAGCGAACTTGCGTCTGGTTATCTCCATCGCCAAGAAGTACACCAACCGTGGCCTGCAATTCCTCGACTTGATCCAGGAAGGCAACATCGGCTTGATGAAAGCGGTAGACAAGTTCGAATACCGTCGTGGTTACAAGTTCTCGACTTATGCCACCTGGTGGATCCGTCAGGCGATCACTCGCTCGATTGCCGACCAGGCCCGTACCATTCGTATTCCGGTACACATGATCGAGACGATCAACAAACTCAACCGTATTTCCCGGCAGATGTTGCAGGAAATGGGTCGCGAACCGACCCCGGAAGAGTTGGGCGAACGCATGGAAATGCCTGAGGATAAAATCCGCAAGGTATTGAAGATCGCTAAAGAGCCGATCTCCATGGAAACCCCGATCGGTGACGACGAAGATTCGCACTTGGGTGACTTCATCGAAGACTCGACCATGCAGTCGCCAATC
This genomic window from Pseudomonas sp. G.S.17 contains:
- the rpoD gene encoding RNA polymerase sigma factor RpoD, giving the protein MSGKAQQQSRIKELITLGREQKYLTYAEVNDHLPEDISDPEQVEDIIRMINDMGIPVHESAPDADALMLADADTDEAAAEEAAAALAAVETDIGRTTDPVRMYMREMGTVELLTREGEIEIAKRIEEGIREVMGAIAHFPGTVDHILSEYTRVTTEGGRLSDVLSGYIDPDDGIAPPAEVPPPVDPKTVKAAEGDEEEEEKDDSTDDEEEVESGPDPVIAQQRFGAVSDQMEVARKALKKHGRGNKLAMAELVALAELFMPIKLVPKQFEGLVERVRSALERLRAQERAIMQLCVRDARMPRADFLRQFPGNEVDESWSEALAKGKSKYAEAIGRLQPDIQRCQQKLTALETETGLKIAEIKDINRRMSIGEAKARRAKKEMVEANLRLVISIAKKYTNRGLQFLDLIQEGNIGLMKAVDKFEYRRGYKFSTYATWWIRQAITRSIADQARTIRIPVHMIETINKLNRISRQMLQEMGREPTPEELGERMEMPEDKIRKVLKIAKEPISMETPIGDDEDSHLGDFIEDSTMQSPIDVATVESLKEATREVLSGLTAREAKVLRMRFGIDMNTDHTLEEVGKQFDVTRERIRQIEAKALRKLRHPTRSEHLRSFLDE